GACGATTTCCACTCATGCGTGTACTCCACGCCTGTCTTAAATACGCCAGCGTCCACGCCTCCTTCAGCTCCTATGAACATCTTTGTATAAGATGAAAAACCTCTGGCGTCTCCCACCGCAAGGCCTGCTCCAGCCCCCAGCTTAAGAAACAAATACAATACTTTGCTAAAGCCCAAATCCAAGGTGATCTGAATGTCAAAGCTACCTGTCCGCTCATTATTATCGACAAGGTGCTTAGTTACTAATCTATTAACTTCTTGGTAGTCATAGCGAAGCTTCTCGTCTTCTTCCTCGGTAACATTGTTTTGGTTGGACAGCAATGCGTTAGCTTTGTTTTCCGCTCTTTGCCTTCTTAGGATTTCCTCATTGAGCTTGATGTGCTCTTCGACTCCTGTCCCCGGAGTGTAAGCCTTGGGCTGCACAAAAGGGCCGTCCAAATAAGGAAATTGTTGTATGATAGGCTTTGAATCTACAAACTCTCTGGAAAGACTTATCGCTTCACCTTTATAGATATACCTTGTCTGAGCGTAACCGTCTGTGATTTTGCCTGTCTCGCTATCGTATCCCTGATAAGATGTCGCTGCGATAAAGCTGTCGATATCGGAGATGCCAAGCCTATCCATTTGGCCATAGATTCCTTGGCCTGATACGGCCTTGAAGAAGAAAGCTCGATCCTGCTTGCTCAGATAAATGGTGCCGTCAGCCACAAGAGGCGGAGCTTTTCTTGGCTCTACAAATCCACTTTCTTTGACAACGGGCCCCTCCCAGGCTGCCCTTCGGTCCTCTTTCTTTTTTTCTCGCTCTGCAAATTCAGGCATGAAATATATATGTTAGCGTTTAGATGTTATTTTATTGCAATTTTAGCAATAAAAAGCACAGACAACAACATTATATATTCAAAAATTGTAAAGATAATATACAAATAAAGATAAATTCAATAAAGGCAAATACTTGAAAAAATCTATTAAGTTTAAAACTCAAGAGGCCTTAAAGGTAAATGAATACATCCCATAATTGCAGTCAAATAATGATAACAAATAGTCTATTAATAGGAAAAATCAATTCTTATCCTTTTCATAATTCGCTGGGTTCAATGCATCATTTGACCAATGCTTCAGGAAGTTTAATACTGCTTCTTCATCATAGCCTCCATCTTTTTCCAAATAAACAGAGTTTTGTGTATGCAACCTTTGGCCTTTCTCGTCCAATACAACGAAAACTGGAAAACCAAACCTCTGAGGGAAGCCCAATTCTTGCAAAGTTCTGTAATTATGATTCTCTTTGCTGTAATTCACATGCACCAAGATGTAATGCTGATCCAAATACTCACTCACAGCAT
The Aureibacter tunicatorum DNA segment above includes these coding regions:
- a CDS encoding thioredoxin family protein, whose amino-acid sequence is MKNRLAVFLFMLGILLIQETTAQKKKIYNPRANANEQISDAINKARIEKKHVLVMVGGNWCSWCVKFDKFVTGDYAVSEYLDQHYILVHVNYSKENHNYRTLQELGFPQRFGFPVFVVLDEKGQRLHTQNSVYLEKDGGYDEEAVLNFLKHWSNDALNPANYEKDKN